A single genomic interval of Rosistilla ulvae harbors:
- a CDS encoding phosphatidylinositol-specific phospholipase C1-like protein yields MPIPCRLALFAICVLLAGFASGDELRLNHIQVIGTHNSYRQQPHRTVRTLIETTSKEVARTLEYDHRPLPEQFSDFGIRQIELDVFNDPQGGLFATPRGIAVAKMAGATDIAPYDPEGLMKKPGLKVLHVQDVDYVSTVPTFTLALQTIKAWSDANPRHIPIMILVELKQDRPAPLLTAPVPFDAAALDAVDEEICSVFSDQRIVTPDSVRGKHASLRAAISAEGWPTLSACRGKVIFAMDNPGRLPRDYMNGHDYLEGRAMFVDLGPNHPAGVFRKLNNPVAQYDAIQAAVKAGCLVRTRADADTQEARANDYSRAEKAFSSGAHFVSTDYPYPDETKSSYRVRLPDEAVFRPNPLLIPTADSTEE; encoded by the coding sequence ATGCCGATACCCTGTCGGTTGGCGTTGTTTGCGATCTGCGTGCTGTTGGCAGGTTTTGCGTCGGGGGATGAGTTGCGGTTGAACCATATCCAAGTGATTGGCACCCACAACTCCTACCGGCAACAGCCCCATCGGACGGTGCGAACGTTGATCGAAACGACGTCGAAAGAGGTTGCTCGAACCCTGGAGTACGATCACCGTCCGCTGCCCGAACAGTTTTCCGATTTTGGCATTCGCCAGATCGAGCTCGACGTCTTCAACGATCCGCAGGGAGGGCTGTTCGCAACGCCGCGTGGGATCGCCGTCGCCAAAATGGCCGGCGCCACGGACATCGCGCCGTACGATCCCGAAGGTCTGATGAAGAAACCGGGGCTGAAGGTGCTGCACGTTCAGGACGTCGATTATGTCTCCACCGTGCCGACGTTCACGCTAGCGCTGCAGACGATCAAGGCTTGGTCCGATGCGAACCCGCGGCATATCCCGATCATGATCCTGGTCGAATTGAAGCAGGACCGCCCCGCTCCGCTGCTCACCGCGCCGGTCCCCTTCGATGCAGCCGCTCTGGACGCCGTCGACGAAGAGATTTGCAGCGTCTTCTCGGATCAACGGATCGTGACGCCCGATTCGGTCCGCGGCAAACACGCCAGTTTGCGAGCGGCAATTTCCGCGGAGGGTTGGCCCACGCTGAGTGCATGTCGAGGGAAGGTGATCTTTGCGATGGACAACCCCGGACGCTTGCCTCGCGATTACATGAACGGTCACGACTATCTGGAAGGTCGCGCGATGTTTGTCGACCTGGGCCCCAATCATCCTGCCGGAGTGTTTCGCAAGTTGAACAACCCGGTGGCGCAGTACGACGCTATCCAAGCTGCAGTGAAGGCGGGGTGCTTGGTTCGAACCAGAGCCGATGCGGATACGCAAGAAGCGCGGGCGAACGATTACAGCCGAGCGGAGAAAGCGTTTTCCAGCGGCGCCCATTTCGTCAGCACCGACTATCCGTATCCCGACGAAACGAAGAGTTCCTACCGCGTGCGATTACCTGACGAGGCGGTTTTCCGTCCCAATCCACTACTTATTCCAACGGCTGATTCGACCGAAGAATAG
- a CDS encoding DUF1559 domain-containing protein gives MWLLHWSGSRNNRRRGFTLVELLVVIAIIGILVGLLLPAVQAAREAARRMQCSNNLKQLGLAGLNHESTYGTVPASLLAEIGPAPGSSGNPGYPYPGIVHSWAVQFLPYMEQNTLFEQYDMKYPWFSSPSTVPGTPDNLAVTQQVVSAFLCPSTPGGSDRTCSGSFTFGAPFPFEEMAVTDYATNSSINPSSITFFGYPSGLTQFDLFSAMKPSLKGQGITAALGTPNTNPNKIGFLDGTSNTILLSESAGRPDFYIDRKMQTGKRSDGGWGHHENDYGLDGAIAGTDSGPGNCVINCHNNNETYSFHPGGANHGFADGSVRFISETTSAQVYAALVTANGGSMTAAEVSPWQE, from the coding sequence ATGTGGTTGCTACATTGGAGCGGCTCGCGGAATAATCGCCGTCGCGGGTTCACGTTGGTCGAGTTGTTGGTTGTGATTGCCATCATCGGTATCTTGGTCGGCCTGCTGTTGCCTGCGGTTCAAGCCGCTCGCGAAGCCGCCCGGCGGATGCAATGCTCTAACAACTTGAAACAGCTCGGCCTCGCGGGACTGAATCATGAAAGCACCTACGGAACCGTACCGGCCAGCTTGCTCGCGGAGATTGGCCCGGCACCGGGATCCAGCGGGAATCCGGGCTATCCCTACCCCGGGATCGTCCATTCTTGGGCCGTTCAATTTCTGCCCTATATGGAGCAGAATACGCTGTTCGAACAGTACGACATGAAATATCCCTGGTTCTCCTCCCCTTCGACCGTGCCGGGGACCCCCGATAACTTGGCGGTGACCCAGCAGGTCGTTTCGGCGTTCCTCTGCCCATCGACGCCCGGCGGCAGCGATCGAACCTGCAGCGGAAGTTTCACGTTTGGTGCCCCCTTCCCGTTTGAGGAGATGGCGGTCACCGATTATGCCACCAACAGTTCGATCAATCCCAGCTCGATCACCTTCTTCGGCTACCCCAGCGGGCTAACTCAGTTTGACCTTTTCAGCGCCATGAAGCCCAGCTTGAAAGGGCAGGGGATTACCGCAGCGCTTGGCACCCCGAACACAAATCCCAACAAGATCGGCTTCCTCGACGGCACCTCCAATACGATCTTGTTGTCCGAGAGTGCCGGTCGCCCCGACTTCTATATCGACCGCAAGATGCAGACGGGAAAACGTTCCGACGGTGGCTGGGGCCATCACGAAAACGATTATGGCCTCGACGGCGCAATCGCCGGAACCGACAGCGGTCCTGGAAACTGTGTTATCAATTGCCACAACAACAACGAGACCTATTCGTTCCATCCCGGCGGTGCCAACCATGGCTTTGCCGATGGTTCGGTGCGGTTCATTTCCGAAACCACGTCGGCCCAAGTCTATGCGGCGTTGGTCACGGCAAACGGTGGCTCGATGACCGCCGCGGAGGTCTCCCCATGGCAAGAGTAG
- the lepA gene encoding translation elongation factor 4, with translation MIENKPPVEIRNFCIIAHIDHGKSTLADRLLEFTGTVTRREMKEQLLDDLALERQRGITIKARSVSMRYTHQGTDYEVNLIDTPGHVDFQYEVSRSLTCCEGALLLVDAFQGVEAQTVANAYNAMEHDLTIIPVINKIDLTHARPDEVTVEMEQSLGIDPDDVVRCSAKAGIGIEDLMTSIIERVPAPTGDVDAPLQAMVFDSNYDDFRGAITYVRVMNGTVKKGQKIKFLRAGTVHDVVELGQFVPQRKPCDQLSAGQVGYLICNIKSLADVHIGDTVSTAGNDAAEPLEGYERPKRMVYCGLYPSDGQEFSDLRDALERLAINDPSFEFEPETSDALGFGFRCGFLGLLHMEIVQQRLESESDIDLVQTAPNVTYEIVDTRGNTREIHKPQDVPDPNDIAEFRQPIVRCNIVVPSESIGTVMKLCQDRRGILRGNEYLSPTRSMISYDIPLAEVIYDLHDKIKSGTRGYGTLDYELIGYEPANLVRMDILVNGNRVDALSVICDRGDADRRGRAVAKKLKAEIERHMFEVAVQAAVGSRVIARETVPAMRKNVTAKCYGGDISRKRKLLQKQKEGKKRMKAIGSVEISQKAFMSVLSSGEEH, from the coding sequence ATCATTGAGAACAAGCCACCCGTGGAAATCAGAAACTTTTGTATCATTGCGCACATCGATCACGGCAAAAGCACGCTGGCCGATCGGTTGTTGGAATTCACCGGCACGGTGACGCGGCGCGAAATGAAAGAACAATTGTTGGATGATCTGGCGCTGGAACGACAGCGTGGGATCACGATCAAAGCTCGCTCGGTTTCGATGCGTTACACGCATCAAGGAACCGATTATGAGGTGAACTTGATCGACACCCCCGGCCACGTCGATTTTCAATACGAGGTCTCGCGGTCGTTGACCTGTTGCGAGGGAGCGTTGTTGTTGGTCGATGCCTTCCAGGGGGTCGAAGCGCAGACGGTCGCCAATGCTTACAACGCGATGGAACACGATCTGACGATCATCCCGGTTATCAATAAGATCGACCTGACCCATGCCCGTCCCGACGAAGTCACCGTCGAGATGGAACAGTCGTTGGGGATCGATCCCGATGATGTCGTGCGGTGCAGCGCCAAGGCGGGGATCGGGATCGAAGATCTGATGACGTCGATCATCGAACGCGTCCCCGCACCGACCGGCGACGTCGACGCGCCGCTGCAGGCGATGGTTTTCGATTCGAATTACGACGATTTCCGCGGCGCCATCACTTATGTGCGGGTGATGAACGGGACCGTTAAAAAGGGGCAAAAGATCAAATTCCTGCGGGCCGGGACGGTTCACGATGTGGTCGAACTTGGACAGTTTGTGCCGCAACGGAAGCCGTGCGACCAACTGTCCGCCGGCCAGGTAGGCTATCTGATCTGCAATATCAAGTCGCTTGCTGACGTCCATATCGGTGACACGGTTAGCACCGCAGGGAACGATGCGGCCGAACCGTTGGAAGGATACGAACGTCCCAAGCGGATGGTCTACTGTGGGCTGTACCCCAGCGATGGCCAGGAGTTCAGCGATCTTCGCGATGCGTTGGAACGCTTGGCGATCAACGATCCGAGCTTTGAATTCGAACCGGAGACCAGCGATGCGTTGGGCTTTGGTTTCCGCTGTGGCTTTCTGGGGCTGCTGCACATGGAGATCGTGCAACAGCGGTTGGAGAGCGAATCGGATATCGATCTCGTTCAGACGGCTCCTAACGTAACTTATGAGATCGTCGACACGCGAGGCAACACGCGCGAGATCCACAAGCCGCAGGACGTTCCCGATCCGAACGATATCGCGGAGTTCCGCCAACCGATCGTTCGTTGCAACATCGTCGTGCCGTCGGAGTCGATCGGTACGGTGATGAAGTTGTGCCAGGACCGCCGAGGGATCTTGCGCGGCAATGAGTATCTAAGTCCGACGCGGTCGATGATCAGCTACGACATTCCCTTGGCCGAAGTGATCTACGACCTGCACGATAAGATCAAAAGTGGCACCCGTGGCTACGGAACGCTCGATTACGAATTGATCGGTTACGAACCGGCCAACCTGGTCCGGATGGATATCTTGGTCAATGGCAATCGCGTCGATGCGTTGAGCGTGATCTGCGACCGTGGGGATGCCGATCGCCGCGGTCGCGCGGTGGCAAAGAAATTGAAAGCGGAGATCGAACGGCACATGTTCGAGGTCGCGGTGCAAGCCGCCGTCGGCAGCCGCGTGATCGCCCGCGAAACCGTTCCCGCGATGCGGAAGAACGTGACCGCCAAGTGTTACGGCGGCGACATCTCGCGAAAGCGAAAGCTGTTGCAGAAACAGAAGGAAGGTAAAAAGCGGATGAAGGCGATCGGCAGTGTCGAGATCAGCCAAAAAGCCTTCATGAGTGTGCTCAGCAGCGGCGAAGAGCACTAA
- a CDS encoding ROK family protein: MPSSAPATMLDDATKPLFWGIDIGGTNIKIGLVDDAGKTLHFDHIPTQESEGPQSAVDRTAAFLAKIEQELGLSHEDVPVIGLGSPGSMDIPRGYLLDPPNLPHWWNFPIRDAFAKATGRPVAFINDANAAAYGEFWVGTGQRQDNMVLLTLGTGVGGGIVVADELVDGENSFGGECGHMIVDPSPTARLCVWGGGRGQLEAYASASAVVDRTRERLTAGGESSLSGLLGGSNSELSAKAVYLAAEDGDALALEIVDETAFWLGIGITTIIHMIDPGLVVLGGAMDFGGEASKVGQRFLDGIRKEFHARTFAHVAKGTKIGFASLGGDAGYLGAAGYARKAYRKRMQ, encoded by the coding sequence ATGCCCAGCTCGGCTCCGGCCACGATGCTCGACGACGCGACCAAGCCCCTGTTCTGGGGCATCGACATCGGCGGCACGAACATCAAGATAGGCTTGGTCGATGATGCGGGGAAAACTCTGCATTTTGACCATATCCCCACGCAGGAATCCGAAGGCCCCCAGTCGGCGGTCGACCGGACAGCCGCTTTTTTGGCTAAAATCGAGCAAGAATTGGGATTGAGCCACGAGGATGTCCCCGTGATCGGGCTGGGAAGTCCCGGTTCGATGGATATCCCCCGCGGTTACCTCTTGGACCCGCCGAACCTTCCCCACTGGTGGAACTTCCCGATCCGCGATGCGTTTGCCAAAGCGACGGGCCGCCCAGTCGCCTTTATCAACGACGCCAATGCTGCGGCCTACGGCGAATTCTGGGTCGGCACCGGGCAGCGGCAAGACAATATGGTGCTGCTGACGCTGGGAACGGGCGTTGGCGGGGGCATCGTTGTTGCCGACGAATTGGTCGACGGCGAGAACAGCTTTGGGGGCGAATGCGGTCACATGATCGTCGATCCTTCGCCGACGGCACGGTTGTGCGTATGGGGCGGCGGTCGAGGGCAACTGGAAGCCTACGCGAGTGCCAGCGCGGTGGTCGATCGAACTCGCGAACGATTGACCGCCGGCGGTGAGAGCAGCCTTTCGGGATTGCTCGGCGGCAGCAATAGTGAACTATCGGCCAAAGCTGTATATTTGGCGGCGGAAGATGGAGACGCTTTGGCGTTGGAAATCGTCGATGAGACCGCGTTTTGGCTGGGGATTGGAATCACGACGATCATCCACATGATCGACCCGGGATTGGTCGTATTGGGCGGAGCGATGGATTTCGGCGGCGAAGCTTCCAAGGTCGGGCAACGATTTCTGGACGGCATCCGCAAGGAATTCCACGCTCGCACGTTTGCCCACGTCGCCAAAGGAACAAAAATTGGCTTCGCCTCGCTCGGGGGCGATGCCGGTTATTTAGGTGCCGCAGGATACGCCAGGAAGGCCTATCGAAAGCGGATGCAGTAG